TTGTATGCTTTCAGTCATCCCCCACCGCCCGCACGGTTTGTCGTTCTTTGGGAATGGAGTCTTGTACGTGGGCGCGGATGAAGGTCATGATCATAACGATACTGGCATTCGGTGGGCTTCCTTTGGAGTTTGGCGCTTCAGCGTCGTACACTAACCGCCAGTCAGCGTTTTCGGCAAGCGCGTGGTCAGGGTTTCCACCTTCTGGGGCAAGCCTGATACCGggggtcgccgcgccgcgcgacaggcTACCGATCAGCGTCCTGCCCCTGATAGCCCGCCATTCAGTTGCAGAGCAGAAAACCCCTTCAGACGGTATTTGGCCTAGGATAGACATGATGGATGCTTTGCAAAATAACAGACCCCTTGCTATGCATACCggtgcgtcttcttctggaGGATGGTCCCACGGTGCGCCAGCAGCTACCTCGTATGGACCGAGTCGACCCGTTGCGCTGCAGACTGGCACGCACAGAGGAATCCCTGGCGAGCTATCGCGCACCAATGAGACACTACTCGCAGGTGAGGCTTTACCAGATGTGCTCGACGTACATCTCCTGCACCCACAGGGTGGGCACGGCGCGAAGATCGTGGTTCCAGTCATGCTTCCCATTGTACCGTCGTTTCAGAGGGCTGGAAAAAACCAATACACTTTGGCATCCGTCGGTCTTTCGCCTGACGAGGATGAGGCTGTGTCGCTCCTGCAAGGCCTAGATGTGTCCGAGGAGACCTTCAGGAACGTTCAACCGCTTACATCACTGCGTACAAAAACCCTGCATCAGGAGCTGAGTAACGCATCAGGTGGTATCAGCTTCAATGATTTCGACACAAAAAAATTTCTTGCCGATGTCAAGGAGTTAGTAGATGGAGATGCAGCATTGAGCAAGGCCATGAAAAAAGCCGCTACAATGGCGGACGAGGAGATTCGCAACTATTGCGAATTAAGAGATCTGAAGTGCACCACTATGCGCGAGTTTGCGCGCGACCTTCCAGAGATTGTCGAGGAATGGCCTTTTTCTAAAATTGTAGAAAGCTTCTTGAGCCACGTCGAACAGATAGAGGTACACTCAACGCGTTTGTCCCTTCAGTTTGTTCTCTTTCGCCTCACATGCCAGTCGTTGCAAACATGCGCCATGCCCGCAGGCACTGGCCAGCCATACTACGATGACTGGTCTCCGTCCCCAAACGGACAGTGACTCTCATGGGGGCCAAATGGCAATGCATGCCGGACAGCTACAGGAAGCAGGATATCCTTTGCAGGTGGTCTCCGCAGTGATTTCTCCAGTTACCACATTCTTGTGGGCGCTGGAAGAGGATCTTAAAGGCTCTCTGGACAGCCTGGACACGGCTCTTGCTTTGGGCGCAACTGACGCTACTCTTCCTTGGTCTCCGGCTCATTTTGATGCCATGTAAGGCTCCTGTAAGTAACCGTTAATGCAGACACTAAACTGAATGGCAGAAATTGCCTGAGCAGTTAGCTGGGCAAGCCACCGCTCGGGTCGCCTAACGTATGACCGTCAGTATTTTAATCGAAGGCAGCTCAGACTAGAAGTCACAGATAGGGTTCCAACTATTCTCTCCCCTCCTACGGCATCTGAGGCGGGGCTTTTGAGCGGTCGTAGGAGTGACAACGCTCGAACCGACGAGTGCATTATGACAGAGAAAGCCACACCCGCGATGCTGGCAAAGTGCAAGACTTTTGTGTTGGAGATCCCTATATCACCTTGCGGCCGAGACGAGTTGCCGAGGGACAACGAGGACAACGGGGGCCCGCCTTGTAAGCAACCTTACTCAACAACCTGCAGAGGAAGTGTCACAGCCCTCTATAGCTGAGGCCGGGCAAAGAGTTGCCGCTCGTCTCCGCAGCTGTAAATGATGGCTTAAGATACAGGCTTATGAAATAGCGGTCCGATTGAGGAGAAGTTCATTCGTAGAAGCAGAGGAGTGATTTCGGATCATGAGAACACTCTCACGTTCCACATTCACCGCGAAGGCCTCTGTCTCTACTTCTGTCAATGCAGCAAGCGTGCTGTTATGGGGTTTTGAGCTTTCATGTCGCTCTCATCTCGCGTGCGCTCAAAATCTGGATCAACAACGACCAGACCTCTTGGACGGCGTATATAAGCTTGTTGAGTTAGGTCCTGGTGCTGCTCCGGTGTATGTTAAGGATTTCCCCGACGGCAGCGGGTGGACGGTGGGTGACCGTCGCGTTGAACGTCTTTATCTGACCCACTCATTA
The Besnoitia besnoiti strain Bb-Ger1 chromosome VIII, whole genome shotgun sequence genome window above contains:
- a CDS encoding hypothetical protein (encoded by transcript BESB_082600), translated to MESCTWARMKVMIITILAFGGLPLEFGASASYTNRQSAFSASAWSGFPPSGASLIPGVAAPRDRLPISVLPLIARHSVAEQKTPSDGIWPRIDMMDALQNNRPLAMHTGASSSGGWSHGAPAATSYGPSRPVALQTGTHRGIPGELSRTNETLLAGEALPDVLDVHLLHPQGGHGAKIVVPVMLPIVPSFQRAGKNQYTLASVGLSPDEDEAVSLLQGLDVSEETFRNVQPLTSLRTKTLHQELSNASGGISFNDFDTKKFLADVKELVDGDAALSKAMKKAATMADEEIRNYCELRDLKCTTMREFARDLPEIVEEWPFSKIVESFLSHVEQIEALASHTTMTGLRPQTDSDSHGGQMAMHAGQLQEAGYPLQVVSAVISPVTTFLWALEEDLKGSLDSLDTALALGATDATLPWSPAHFDAMSDNARTDECIMTEKATPAMLAKCKTFVLEIPISPCGRDELPRDNEDNGGPPSSVLLWGFELSCRSHLACAQNLDQQRPDLLDGVYKLVELGPGAAPVYVKDFPDGSGWTVGDRRVERLYLTHSLPGSRGTTDESSWAAIVPNDPHIEDLNGKPYPFAYIATDDLPSSSHVAVGSDGSTESNGGVLQRYNLPSQLMRWRLVPSGLPDQGIRFFPALVKAVLCTMFADPPDLLR